One Brassica napus cultivar Da-Ae chromosome C2, Da-Ae, whole genome shotgun sequence DNA window includes the following coding sequences:
- the LOC106382617 gene encoding basic leucine zipper 9-like: protein MDGHTAKDIGMKKSASELALQELLTKLLSRQESILDTSPLDPSFDFMNWDYTCELRDSLLKSESLTPAGLFLDAQSSICENLSADSPVSANKPEAKRAAHGTVSVYTDDQSDEEDAETEAGQSEMTNDPNDVKRIRRMYSNRISARRSRQRKQEQLADLESQVDSLKGVNSTLYKQLIDATQQFRTAGTNNRVLKSDVETLRVKVKLAEDLIARGSLTSSLNQILQTHLSPPQYSINSLHYTGNNTSPAITVHSDQSLFPGITISGQNSSPGLGNVSSEAVSCVSDIWP, encoded by the exons atggatGGTCACACAGCTAAAGACATTGGTATGAAGAAAAGTGCTTCCGAGTTGGCTCTACAAGAGTTACTCACTAAGTTGTTGTCTAGACAAGAATCTATTCTTGACACAAGCCCTCTAGACCCTTCTTTTGATTTCATGAACTGG GATTACACATGTGAGTTAAGAGATAGTCTTTTGAAGTCTGAGAGCTTGACTCCAGCTGGACTTTTTCTTGATGCACAGTCCTCAATCTGTG AGAATCTGTCAGCTGATAGTCCAGTGTCAGCCAATAAACCTGAGGCAAAAAGAGCGGCTCACGGAACCGTGAGTGTATATACTGATGATCAGTCTgatgaggaagatgcagagacAGAAGCTGGCCAGTCTGAAATGACTAATGATCCCAATGATGTAAAACGTATTAGAAG GATGTATTCAAACAGGATATCAGCAAGGCGTTCAAGGCAAAGGAAGCAAGAACAGTTGGCAGATCTTGAATCTCAG GTTGATTCATTGAAAGGAGTGAACTCAACACTCTACAAGCAGCTCATAGACGCAACACAACAGTTTCGTACTGCTGGAACAAATAACAGAGTTCTCAAATCAGATGTTGAAACTCTGAGAGTCAAGGTGAAACTAGCAGAAGATTTGATAGCTAGAGGTTCCCTCACTAGCAGCTTGAATCAGATTCTGCAAACTCATCTAAGTCCACCACAATATTCCATCAACAGTCTGCACTACACAGGAAATAACACCTCACCGGCCATTACAGTCCACAGTGACCAATCTCTGTTCCCTGGAATCACCATCTCTGGACAGAACTCGAGCCCTGGACTTGGTAATGTATCCAGCGAAGCTGTTAGCTGCGTCTCAGATATCTGGCCATAA